In the Festucalex cinctus isolate MCC-2025b chromosome 10, RoL_Fcin_1.0, whole genome shotgun sequence genome, one interval contains:
- the gabrb3 gene encoding gamma-aminobutyric acid receptor subunit beta-3 isoform X2 — translation MRVLLRAACWWHCWPLVVAAMCACASVKEPGNMSFVKDTVDKLLKGYDIRLRPDFGGAPVAVGMSIDVASIDMVSEVNMDYTLTMYFQQYWRDKRLAYLGIPLNLTLDNRVADQLWVPDTYFLNDKKSFVHGVTVKNRMIRLHPDGTVLYGLRITTTAACMMDLRRYPLDEQNCTLEIESYGYTTDDIEFYWKGGDTAVTGVTRIELPQFSIVDYKLVSRNVVFSTGAYPRLSLSFKLKRNIGYFILQTYMPSILITILSWVSFWINYDASAARVALGITTVLTMTTINTHLRETLPKIPYVKAIDMYLMGCFVFVFLALLEYAFVNYIFFGRGPRMQKKLAERAQKANNDRAAFDRPKADSQGNILLTTLEIHNEVGGHAVTTSSTRSSTSSSLYDATRNSTPAPLDNSSGVQYRRGGRSARTPGPDSRRSRLRRRSSQLKIKIPDLTDVNAIDRWSRFIFPFSFSFFNVVYWLYYVN, via the exons ATGAGGGTCCTCCTCCGCGCGGCGTGCTGGTGGCACTGCTGGCCGCTGGTGGTGGCCGCGATGTGCGCATGCGCCAG CGTCAAAGAGCCTGGCAACATGTCTTTTGTCAAAGACACGGTGGACAAACTTTTAAAGGGATACGACATTCGTCTCAGGCCGGACTTTGGAG gCGCCCCTGTGGCTGTTGGAATGAGCATAGACGTGGCTAGCATAGACATGGTCTCCGAGGTGAATATG GACTACACTCTGACCATGTACTTCCAGCAGTACTGGCGGGACAAGCGGCTGGCCTACTTGGGCATTCCCCTCAACCTCACCCTGGACAACCGCGTGGCCGACCAGCTGTGGGTGCCCGACACCTACTTCCTCAATGACAAGAAGTCCTTCGTGCACGGCGTCACCGTCAAGAACCGCATGATCCGGCTACACCCGGACGGCACCGTCCTCTACGGCCTCAG AATCACAACGACGGCCGCCTGCATGATGGACCTGAGGCGATACCCGTTGGACGAGCAGAATTGCACGCTGGAGATTGAGAGCT ACGGCTACACGACGGATGACATCGAGTTCTACTGGAAAGGAGGCGACACGGCCGTGACGGGCGTGACGCGCATCGAGCTCCCGCAGTTCTCCATCGTGGACTACAAGCTGGTGTCCAGGAATGTGGTCTTTTCCACAG GTGCCTACCCTCGACTGTCTCTGAGCTTCAAGCTGAAGAGGAACATTGGCTACTTCATCCTGCAGACATACATGCCCTCCATATTGATCACCATCCTGTCCTGGGTCTCCTTCTGGATCAACTACGACGCCTCAGCCGCCAGAGTCGCTTTAG GCATCACCACGGTGCTGACCATGACCACCATCAACACGCACCTGAGGGAGACGCTGCCCAAGATCCCGTACGTGAAGGCCATTGACATGTACCTGATGGGCTGCTTCGTCTTCGTCTTCCTGGCCCTGCTGGAGTACGCCTTTGTCAACTACATCTTCTTCGGGCGGGGCCCGCGCATGCAGAAGAAGCTGGCCGAGCGGGCGCAGAAGGCCAACAACGACCGCGCCGCTTTCGACCGGCCCAAG GCCGACTCTCAGGGGAACATTCTGCTGACCACGCTGGAGATCCACAACGAGGTGGGCGGCCACGCCGTCACCACCAGCAGCACCCGCAGCAGCACTAGCAGCAGCCTGTACGACGCCACGCGAAACTCCACCCCAGCCCCGCTGGACAATTCCTCGGGGGTCCAGTATAGGCGTGGCGGGCGAAGCGCCCGCACGCCAGGCCCGGATAGCAGGAGGAGCCGCCTGAGGAGGCGATCGTCGCAACTGAAGATCAAAATCCCCGACCTGACGGACGTCAATGCCATTGACCGCTGGTCACGCTTCATCTTCcctttctccttctccttctttaATGTCGTCTACTGGCTCTATTACGTCAAttaa
- the gabrb3 gene encoding gamma-aminobutyric acid receptor subunit beta-3 isoform X1, with the protein MRLWWTLTFGFWSVCGELPFIAENNAAMLVNWNAVDGNKKLHAIYDTSVKEPGNMSFVKDTVDKLLKGYDIRLRPDFGGAPVAVGMSIDVASIDMVSEVNMDYTLTMYFQQYWRDKRLAYLGIPLNLTLDNRVADQLWVPDTYFLNDKKSFVHGVTVKNRMIRLHPDGTVLYGLRITTTAACMMDLRRYPLDEQNCTLEIESYGYTTDDIEFYWKGGDTAVTGVTRIELPQFSIVDYKLVSRNVVFSTGAYPRLSLSFKLKRNIGYFILQTYMPSILITILSWVSFWINYDASAARVALGITTVLTMTTINTHLRETLPKIPYVKAIDMYLMGCFVFVFLALLEYAFVNYIFFGRGPRMQKKLAERAQKANNDRAAFDRPKADSQGNILLTTLEIHNEVGGHAVTTSSTRSSTSSSLYDATRNSTPAPLDNSSGVQYRRGGRSARTPGPDSRRSRLRRRSSQLKIKIPDLTDVNAIDRWSRFIFPFSFSFFNVVYWLYYVN; encoded by the exons atgcggCTTTGGTGGACTTTAACGTTTGGATTTTGGAGCGTCTGCGGCGAGCTGCCCTTCATCGCAGAGAACAACGCGGCAATGCTGGTCAACTG GAATGCCGTTGATGGGAACAAAAAGCTGCATGCGATCTACGATACGAG CGTCAAAGAGCCTGGCAACATGTCTTTTGTCAAAGACACGGTGGACAAACTTTTAAAGGGATACGACATTCGTCTCAGGCCGGACTTTGGAG gCGCCCCTGTGGCTGTTGGAATGAGCATAGACGTGGCTAGCATAGACATGGTCTCCGAGGTGAATATG GACTACACTCTGACCATGTACTTCCAGCAGTACTGGCGGGACAAGCGGCTGGCCTACTTGGGCATTCCCCTCAACCTCACCCTGGACAACCGCGTGGCCGACCAGCTGTGGGTGCCCGACACCTACTTCCTCAATGACAAGAAGTCCTTCGTGCACGGCGTCACCGTCAAGAACCGCATGATCCGGCTACACCCGGACGGCACCGTCCTCTACGGCCTCAG AATCACAACGACGGCCGCCTGCATGATGGACCTGAGGCGATACCCGTTGGACGAGCAGAATTGCACGCTGGAGATTGAGAGCT ACGGCTACACGACGGATGACATCGAGTTCTACTGGAAAGGAGGCGACACGGCCGTGACGGGCGTGACGCGCATCGAGCTCCCGCAGTTCTCCATCGTGGACTACAAGCTGGTGTCCAGGAATGTGGTCTTTTCCACAG GTGCCTACCCTCGACTGTCTCTGAGCTTCAAGCTGAAGAGGAACATTGGCTACTTCATCCTGCAGACATACATGCCCTCCATATTGATCACCATCCTGTCCTGGGTCTCCTTCTGGATCAACTACGACGCCTCAGCCGCCAGAGTCGCTTTAG GCATCACCACGGTGCTGACCATGACCACCATCAACACGCACCTGAGGGAGACGCTGCCCAAGATCCCGTACGTGAAGGCCATTGACATGTACCTGATGGGCTGCTTCGTCTTCGTCTTCCTGGCCCTGCTGGAGTACGCCTTTGTCAACTACATCTTCTTCGGGCGGGGCCCGCGCATGCAGAAGAAGCTGGCCGAGCGGGCGCAGAAGGCCAACAACGACCGCGCCGCTTTCGACCGGCCCAAG GCCGACTCTCAGGGGAACATTCTGCTGACCACGCTGGAGATCCACAACGAGGTGGGCGGCCACGCCGTCACCACCAGCAGCACCCGCAGCAGCACTAGCAGCAGCCTGTACGACGCCACGCGAAACTCCACCCCAGCCCCGCTGGACAATTCCTCGGGGGTCCAGTATAGGCGTGGCGGGCGAAGCGCCCGCACGCCAGGCCCGGATAGCAGGAGGAGCCGCCTGAGGAGGCGATCGTCGCAACTGAAGATCAAAATCCCCGACCTGACGGACGTCAATGCCATTGACCGCTGGTCACGCTTCATCTTCcctttctccttctccttctttaATGTCGTCTACTGGCTCTATTACGTCAAttaa